In Leishmania braziliensis MHOM/BR/75/M2904 complete genome, chromosome 29, a genomic segment contains:
- a CDS encoding putative sigma adaptin — protein sequence MIQFLLLMSRQGKIRLSKWYVTLSQKEQAKIIREVSQAALGRSSRLSNMFEIEGRKYVCRRYASLYFIACVDKTDNELMTLEIIHHFVEVLDQYFGNVCELDLIFNFHRAYFILDEVLLGGELQLSNKRGILDYIDRLDAAAERSEARLEGGSLVDQMTNAIKGV from the coding sequence ATGATTCAGTTCCTGTTGCTGATGAGCCGCCAGGGCAAGATACGGCTGTCCAAGTGGTATGTGACGCTCTCGCAGAAGGAGCAGGCCAAGATAATCCGTGAAGTGAGCCAGGCGGCGCTTGGCCGCTCTTCTCGCCTGTCCAATATGTTCGAGATTGAGGGGCGCAAGTACGTTTGCCGCCGTTACGCCTCTCTGTACTTCATCGCCTGCGTCGACAAGACAGACAACGAGCTGATGACGCTGGAAATCATCCACCACTTTGTCGAGGTGCTGGATCAGTACTTCGGCAACGTCTGCGAGCTCGACTTGATCTTCAACTTCCACCGCGCGTACTTCATCCTTGACGAGGTGCTGCTAGGCGgggagctgcagctgagcaACAAGCGCGGCATACTCGACTACATCGACCGGCttgacgccgccgcggagcGCAGCGAAGCCCGGCTCGAGGGTGGCTCTCTTGTTGACCAGATGACCAACGCCATCAAGGGTGTCTGA